One genomic region from Haloarcula taiwanensis encodes:
- a CDS encoding 50S ribosomal protein L31e, which produces MSASDFEERVVTVPLRDARAEPNHKRADKAMVLIREHLAKHFSVDEDAVRLDPSINEAAWARGRANTPSKIRVRAARFEEEGEAIVEAETAE; this is translated from the coding sequence ATGAGCGCCAGTGACTTCGAGGAGCGTGTCGTCACCGTCCCGCTCCGAGACGCGCGAGCCGAACCGAACCACAAGCGCGCAGATAAAGCGATGGTCCTCATCCGCGAGCACCTCGCCAAGCACTTCTCTGTCGACGAGGACGCCGTCCGTCTGGACCCCTCCATCAACGAGGCGGCCTGGGCCCGCGGTCGCGCCAACACGCCGAGCAAAATCCGTGTTCGCGCCGCCCGCTTCGAGGAAGAGGGCGAAGCCATCGTCGAAGCAGAGACCGCAGAGTAA
- a CDS encoding 2'-5' RNA ligase → MAKRLFVSVDLDGLEDAVANVQARFDGVSGLRLTDPEQAHITLKFLGDTDPDRVGDIVTALETAVEDSGIEPFEAEFGGFGVFPSLSYISVVWVGVREGQGGTRLTALHDAIEERTAAMGFEPADHEFTPHATVARMDHAGGKETVQNAVENDDPDVGRLLVEEIRLKESELGPDGPTYRTVESVPL, encoded by the coding sequence ATGGCCAAGCGCCTGTTCGTCAGCGTCGACCTGGACGGGCTCGAAGACGCGGTTGCGAACGTACAGGCACGCTTCGACGGGGTATCGGGTCTTCGACTGACCGACCCCGAACAGGCTCATATCACGTTGAAGTTCCTTGGCGATACAGACCCGGACCGTGTCGGTGACATCGTCACCGCACTCGAAACCGCGGTCGAAGACAGCGGCATCGAGCCGTTCGAAGCCGAGTTCGGCGGTTTCGGCGTCTTTCCGTCGCTGTCCTATATCAGCGTTGTCTGGGTTGGCGTCCGCGAGGGCCAGGGTGGCACGAGACTGACTGCGCTGCACGACGCTATCGAAGAGAGGACCGCCGCGATGGGGTTCGAGCCGGCGGACCACGAGTTCACACCCCACGCGACCGTCGCCAGAATGGACCATGCCGGCGGCAAAGAGACAGTACAGAACGCAGTCGAGAACGACGACCCCGACGTGGGTCGCCTGCTGGTCGAGGAAATCCGACTCAAGGAGAGTGAGCTGGGCCCCGACGGACCGACGTACCGGACCGTCGAATCGGTGCCGCTGTAA
- a CDS encoding 50S ribosomal protein L39e, which translates to MGKKSKATKKRLAKLDNQNSRVPAWVMLKTDREVQRNHKRRHWRRNDTDE; encoded by the coding sequence ATGGGTAAGAAATCGAAGGCTACGAAGAAGCGACTGGCCAAACTCGACAACCAGAACAGTCGAGTCCCGGCCTGGGTCATGCTCAAGACGGACCGCGAGGTCCAGCGCAACCACAAACGACGCCACTGGCGGCGCAACGATACTGACGAATAA
- a CDS encoding cell wall anchor protein, whose amino-acid sequence MGRLTTRRNVIKIAGGALVALAGCSDTGGSGGNGTMETDGGGGEAPNTPTAAATDAMTEDDTEPAMETASDTEGETGTDTQTEFDENETGMPDGETDIPGNDTEGPGNATDLPSNETELPDNETGLPGNETDTAGNESGNETTANETGT is encoded by the coding sequence ATGGGACGACTCACAACTCGACGAAACGTTATCAAAATCGCAGGCGGCGCACTCGTAGCGCTCGCTGGCTGTAGTGACACTGGCGGTAGCGGCGGGAACGGCACGATGGAAACTGACGGCGGAGGTGGTGAAGCCCCGAACACACCCACGGCAGCAGCGACTGATGCGATGACGGAAGACGACACAGAACCGGCGATGGAGACTGCGTCCGACACCGAGGGCGAAACTGGAACCGATACCCAGACGGAATTCGACGAAAACGAGACCGGGATGCCGGACGGCGAAACCGACATACCCGGCAACGATACCGAGGGGCCGGGCAACGCAACAGACCTGCCAAGCAACGAGACCGAACTGCCGGATAACGAAACCGGTCTGCCCGGTAATGAGACCGACACGGCCGGAAACGAGTCGGGCAACGAAACGACTGCCAACGAAACCGGCACATAA
- a CDS encoding 50S ribosomal protein L18a, which produces MSTYTVRGSFPARDGPQEFEKEVEAPNENVAEERVYSDFGSQHNLKRTQITIEEVAA; this is translated from the coding sequence ATGAGCACGTACACTGTTCGCGGTAGTTTCCCGGCCCGAGACGGCCCACAGGAGTTCGAGAAGGAGGTCGAGGCGCCAAACGAGAACGTCGCTGAGGAGCGCGTTTACAGCGACTTCGGCTCCCAGCACAACCTCAAGCGCACGCAGATCACAATCGAGGAGGTGGCAGCATGA
- a CDS encoding cysteine desulfurase yields MGHAESELLDVERIREDFPILQREFGGEQVVYLDNAATTQTPEPVVETIADYYRTTNANVHRGLHQLSQEASVAYEDAHDRVAEFIGASGEREEIIFTKNTTESENLVAYAWGLNELGPEDEVVLTEMEHHASLVTWQQIAKKTGATCRYIRVEEDGTLDMDHARELITDDTAMVSVVHVSNTLGTVNPVSELADIAHDHDAYIFVDGAQSVPNRPVDVEAIDADFLAFSGHKMAGPTGIGVLYGKKHILEEMEPYLYGGEMIQKVTFEDATWNDLPWKFEAGTPVICQGIALAEACDYLDDIGMERIQRHEEQLAEYALEQLQAEGDVETYGPPAGTARGGLVAFNLDSVHAHDLSSILNDSAVAIRAGDHCTQPLHDKMGVPASARASFYIYNTREEVDKLVEAIDDARQLFA; encoded by the coding sequence ATGGGACACGCTGAATCTGAACTACTGGACGTGGAGCGTATCCGCGAGGACTTCCCCATCCTCCAGCGCGAATTCGGCGGCGAACAAGTGGTGTATCTCGACAACGCAGCCACCACGCAGACGCCCGAACCCGTCGTCGAGACCATCGCTGACTACTACCGGACGACGAACGCCAACGTCCACCGCGGCCTCCACCAGCTCAGCCAGGAGGCCAGCGTCGCCTACGAGGACGCCCACGACCGCGTCGCCGAGTTCATCGGCGCGTCGGGCGAGCGCGAGGAGATCATCTTCACCAAGAACACCACCGAAAGCGAGAACCTCGTCGCCTACGCCTGGGGCCTGAACGAACTCGGCCCCGAGGACGAGGTCGTGCTCACGGAGATGGAACACCACGCCTCGCTGGTGACCTGGCAGCAGATCGCCAAGAAGACCGGCGCGACCTGTCGGTACATCCGCGTCGAGGAGGACGGCACGCTGGACATGGACCACGCCCGCGAACTCATCACCGACGACACCGCGATGGTCAGCGTCGTCCACGTCTCGAACACGCTCGGGACAGTCAACCCCGTCTCAGAACTGGCGGACATCGCCCACGACCATGACGCCTACATCTTCGTCGATGGCGCCCAGTCGGTGCCGAACCGACCGGTCGACGTGGAGGCCATCGACGCCGACTTCCTCGCGTTTTCGGGCCACAAGATGGCCGGTCCGACCGGTATCGGCGTTCTTTACGGAAAAAAGCACATTCTCGAAGAGATGGAGCCGTACCTCTACGGCGGCGAGATGATACAGAAGGTCACCTTCGAGGACGCCACCTGGAACGACCTCCCCTGGAAGTTCGAGGCCGGAACGCCGGTCATCTGCCAGGGCATCGCGCTGGCGGAGGCCTGTGACTACCTCGACGACATCGGCATGGAACGGATTCAGCGCCACGAGGAACAGCTCGCCGAGTACGCGCTGGAACAGCTCCAAGCAGAGGGCGACGTGGAGACGTACGGCCCGCCCGCGGGGACGGCACGGGGTGGTCTGGTCGCGTTCAACCTCGATTCGGTCCACGCCCACGACCTCTCCTCGATTCTCAACGACTCCGCCGTCGCCATCCGCGCCGGCGACCACTGCACCCAGCCGCTCCACGACAAGATGGGTGTCCCGGCGTCTGCGCGTGCGTCCTTCTACATCTACAACACGCGCGAGGAAGTGGATAAATTGGTTGAGGCTATCGACGACGCGCGTCAGCTGTTCGCGTAA
- a CDS encoding signal recognition particle-docking protein FtsY produces the protein MFDGLKDKLSGFTSDVEEDVDDDALEAEDEPDAGEADGNVPADAETESEPAPDAQPSEDDTRVAEATAETDQQQADAEPPAADSMATEESATASATELEDTDAVPDDESQSDTAAATEEDSESEADSESEEDDGGRGLAAKAKLMATGKTVIEEEDLQSHLDDLELALLSSDVEMSVANEILDGVKENLTGQTRRRLSSTGNLVRDALRESLYDVINVGQFDFDERVQQADKPVTIVFTGVNGVGKTTSIAKLAQYFEDRGLSTVLANGDTYRAGANEQLEKHAENLDKKIITHEQGSDPTAVVYDAVEYAKANDIDVVLGDTAGRLHTSDDLMAQLAKIDRNIDPDMTLFVDEAVAGQDAVNRAREFNNAAEIDGAILTKADADPQGGAAISVAHVTGKPILFLGTGQDYDDLEPFDPEEIVDSLIGE, from the coding sequence ATGTTCGACGGACTGAAGGACAAACTCAGCGGGTTCACGAGCGACGTCGAGGAAGATGTCGACGACGACGCGCTCGAAGCGGAGGACGAACCGGACGCCGGCGAGGCAGATGGGAACGTGCCTGCCGATGCAGAGACTGAATCCGAGCCCGCACCGGACGCACAGCCGTCCGAAGACGACACGCGGGTGGCGGAAGCGACAGCCGAGACCGACCAGCAACAGGCTGACGCTGAACCGCCAGCAGCGGACTCTATGGCGACAGAGGAGTCAGCCACAGCGTCGGCTACGGAACTCGAAGACACGGACGCGGTCCCCGACGACGAGTCACAGTCGGACACCGCCGCGGCGACCGAGGAGGACTCGGAGTCCGAAGCCGATTCGGAGTCTGAGGAAGACGACGGTGGCCGCGGCCTCGCCGCGAAGGCGAAGCTCATGGCGACCGGGAAGACGGTCATTGAGGAGGAGGACCTGCAGAGCCACCTCGACGACCTCGAACTGGCGCTGCTGTCGAGCGACGTGGAGATGAGCGTCGCCAACGAAATCCTCGACGGCGTCAAGGAGAATCTCACGGGCCAGACCCGCCGACGGCTCTCTAGCACGGGGAACCTCGTCCGGGACGCACTCCGAGAGTCGCTGTACGATGTCATCAACGTCGGCCAGTTCGACTTCGACGAGCGCGTCCAGCAGGCGGACAAGCCCGTCACCATCGTGTTCACCGGCGTCAACGGCGTCGGGAAGACGACCTCAATTGCGAAACTCGCCCAGTACTTCGAGGACCGTGGACTCTCGACGGTGCTCGCCAACGGCGACACCTACCGCGCTGGCGCGAACGAGCAACTGGAGAAACACGCCGAGAACCTCGACAAGAAGATCATTACCCACGAGCAGGGGTCGGATCCGACGGCGGTTGTCTACGATGCCGTCGAGTACGCAAAGGCCAACGACATCGACGTGGTGCTTGGTGATACGGCTGGCCGACTCCACACCTCCGATGACCTGATGGCCCAACTGGCGAAGATCGACCGTAACATCGACCCCGACATGACGCTGTTCGTGGACGAGGCGGTCGCGGGTCAGGACGCCGTCAATCGGGCGCGCGAATTCAACAACGCGGCTGAGATAGACGGGGCGATCCTGACGAAAGCTGACGCCGACCCGCAGGGCGGTGCGGCTATCTCCGTCGCCCACGTCACCGGCAAGCCAATTCTCTTCTTGGGGACCGGCCAAGACTACGACGACCTCGAACCGTTCGACCCCGAGGAAATCGTCGACAGTCTCATCGGCGAGTAG
- a CDS encoding 2-dehydro-3-deoxyphosphogluconate aldolase, translated as MTSKQAVQQELVDSGVTAVLRGIPEEKMVDVATAVHEGGVTALELTADAKRCSDMIAAVDKALDDTDAIIGAGTVMDAAAARNVIEAGAEFVLAPNLNEDVIDVCNREGVLAIPGVMTPTEAAAAMEAGADILKMFPASTVGPGHIGALQGPLGDVPIMPTGGVSTDNVDEYFDAGAVAVGAGSALVNYEAIENDDMDGVREQAAAFVDAVEAARE; from the coding sequence ATGACGAGCAAACAGGCGGTACAACAGGAACTGGTCGACAGCGGCGTCACGGCAGTCCTGCGCGGGATTCCCGAGGAGAAAATGGTCGACGTGGCGACGGCGGTCCACGAGGGCGGCGTCACGGCGCTGGAGCTGACGGCCGACGCAAAGCGCTGTTCGGACATGATCGCCGCCGTCGACAAGGCCCTCGACGATACCGACGCCATCATCGGGGCCGGCACTGTCATGGACGCCGCCGCCGCCAGAAACGTCATCGAGGCGGGCGCGGAGTTCGTCCTCGCGCCGAATCTCAACGAGGACGTCATCGACGTCTGCAACCGCGAGGGCGTCCTCGCGATTCCGGGCGTCATGACGCCGACGGAGGCCGCCGCCGCGATGGAAGCTGGCGCGGACATCCTGAAGATGTTCCCCGCTTCGACTGTCGGCCCGGGTCACATCGGCGCGCTGCAGGGGCCGCTGGGCGATGTCCCGATTATGCCGACCGGTGGTGTCTCGACTGACAACGTCGACGAGTACTTCGACGCTGGCGCAGTCGCCGTCGGCGCAGGCTCGGCGCTGGTCAACTACGAGGCCATCGAAAACGACGACATGGACGGCGTCCGCGAGCAGGCCGCGGCATTCGTCGACGCCGTTGAAGCCGCCCGAGAGTAA
- a CDS encoding translation initiation factor IF-6 (eIF-6; binds to the 60S ribosomal subunit and prevents its association with the 40S ribosomal subunit to form the 80S initiation complex in eukaryotes) has translation MLRAAFSGSSYVGVFARATDDCVLVRPDLDESLLDDLSDELDVPAVPTTVGRSGTVGALATGNENGLVVSERVRETEIERIQDVVDVPVTRLPGRINAAGNVVCCNDYGAYVHPDLSREAVQAIKDGLDVPIERGVIAGVTTVGTAAVATNKGVLCHPKATDGELDALEDILDVPADIGTINYGGPLVGSGLVANDHGYVCGSDTSGPELGRIDQALGYID, from the coding sequence TTGCTCCGCGCGGCTTTCTCCGGGTCGTCGTACGTGGGTGTGTTCGCCCGTGCGACCGACGACTGCGTGCTGGTTCGCCCAGACCTAGACGAATCGCTGCTTGACGACCTGAGCGACGAACTCGACGTTCCGGCCGTGCCGACCACCGTTGGCCGCTCCGGGACCGTCGGCGCGCTCGCAACCGGCAACGAGAACGGGCTAGTCGTCTCCGAACGCGTCCGCGAGACCGAAATCGAACGGATTCAGGACGTCGTCGACGTGCCCGTGACGCGGCTGCCCGGCCGGATCAACGCCGCCGGCAACGTCGTCTGCTGTAACGACTACGGCGCGTACGTCCACCCCGACCTCTCCAGAGAGGCCGTGCAGGCGATCAAGGACGGGCTAGACGTACCCATCGAACGCGGTGTCATCGCCGGTGTCACGACTGTCGGGACCGCCGCCGTCGCCACCAACAAGGGCGTCCTCTGCCATCCGAAGGCCACTGACGGCGAACTCGATGCCCTTGAGGACATCCTCGACGTGCCGGCCGACATCGGGACCATCAACTACGGTGGCCCGCTCGTCGGCTCCGGGCTGGTCGCGAACGATCACGGCTACGTCTGTGGTTCGGACACCTCCGGGCCGGAACTGGGCCGTATCGACCAGGCGCTGGGCTACATCGACTGA
- a CDS encoding ZIP family metal transporter translates to MVAVENVVFVFVAGLLTALATGLGAIPFFLVDEFSDRWNVLLWGLASGIMVAASLFGLVREGLAYGSPVLLVPGILAGVALVAVAHELLDDFDRSPKEFEQADFTKLLLILGILTVHSFPEGVAVGVSFAELGLESATPDSAVSLVGVSVPLLAVFMTVAISIHNIPEGTAIAIPLRSLGVSEWKMVWWAVFSSLPQPLGAVIAYYFVTLAKAFLPFGFGFAAGAMVYLVLTEFVPEALEYGGGLPGGGKRELLAGVVVGVLAMVPLAFV, encoded by the coding sequence ATGGTCGCCGTCGAGAACGTCGTCTTCGTGTTTGTCGCGGGGTTGCTTACGGCACTCGCCACCGGCCTCGGTGCGATCCCGTTCTTTCTGGTGGATGAGTTCTCTGACCGATGGAACGTCCTGCTGTGGGGGTTAGCCTCGGGGATCATGGTCGCCGCCTCGCTGTTCGGCCTCGTCCGGGAAGGGCTGGCCTACGGGTCGCCGGTGCTGCTGGTTCCCGGAATCCTCGCCGGGGTCGCGCTTGTGGCCGTGGCGCACGAACTTCTGGACGACTTCGACAGGTCACCCAAAGAGTTCGAACAGGCGGATTTCACGAAACTCCTGCTGATTCTGGGCATTTTGACTGTCCATAGCTTCCCGGAAGGCGTGGCTGTCGGCGTCTCCTTCGCGGAACTTGGGCTGGAATCGGCGACGCCAGACTCCGCCGTGAGTCTTGTCGGTGTCTCCGTCCCGCTGCTGGCAGTGTTCATGACGGTCGCCATTTCTATCCACAATATCCCCGAGGGGACTGCCATCGCCATCCCCCTCCGCTCGCTGGGCGTCAGCGAGTGGAAGATGGTCTGGTGGGCAGTGTTCTCCTCGCTGCCACAGCCGCTTGGGGCCGTTATCGCGTACTACTTCGTCACGCTGGCGAAGGCGTTTCTCCCGTTCGGCTTTGGCTTCGCCGCCGGAGCGATGGTGTATCTCGTGCTCACGGAGTTCGTCCCAGAGGCGCTGGAGTACGGCGGCGGTTTGCCGGGTGGGGGCAAACGCGAACTCCTCGCTGGCGTCGTTGTCGGAGTGCTGGCGATGGTGCCGCTGGCGTTCGTCTAG
- a CDS encoding prefoldin subunit alpha yields MMGGGGGGGGQMQQVAQEIEQMEQEVDAIDEEIERLREKQTDIDEAIEAIETLDSGSTVQVPLGGDAYIRATIEDIDEVVVSLGGGYSAEREQDGAVDTLETKKETLDDHISDLQEEKAEVETEMEELEQQAQQMQQQQMQQMMQQQEQEDE; encoded by the coding sequence ATGATGGGCGGTGGCGGCGGTGGCGGCGGTCAGATGCAGCAGGTCGCACAGGAAATCGAACAGATGGAGCAGGAAGTCGACGCCATCGACGAGGAAATCGAACGCCTCCGCGAGAAGCAGACGGACATCGACGAAGCCATCGAGGCCATCGAAACGCTCGACTCCGGCTCCACGGTGCAGGTCCCGCTCGGCGGCGACGCCTACATCCGCGCGACTATCGAGGACATCGACGAGGTTGTCGTCTCTCTCGGTGGCGGCTACTCCGCAGAGCGCGAACAGGACGGCGCTGTCGACACGCTGGAAACCAAGAAGGAAACGCTGGACGACCACATCAGCGACCTGCAGGAAGAGAAGGCCGAAGTCGAGACCGAGATGGAGGAACTCGAACAGCAGGCCCAGCAGATGCAACAGCAGCAGATGCAGCAGATGATGCAACAGCAAGAGCAGGAAGACGAGTAA